The following is a genomic window from Ictalurus furcatus strain D&B chromosome 14, Billie_1.0, whole genome shotgun sequence.
aaatgataataataataataataataatattaaagggTGCAcactggcttagtggttagcacgttcacctcacaactccagggtcgggggttcggttcccacctctgccctgtgtgtgtggagtttgcatgttctccccgtgctgcgggggtttcctccgggtactctggtttcctccccagtccaaagacatgcatggtaggctgattggcgtgtccaaagtgtccgtagtgtatgaatgggtgtgtgagtgtgtatgtgattgtgccctgcgatggattggcaccctgtccagggtgtaccccgccttgtacccgatgctccctgggataggctccaggttccccgcgacccagtaggataagcggtatagaagatggatggatggataataataaataaataaataatgtaatgatCTCTCTGTAGTCGGGACTATGCTGTGAACAGGGAGGAGGCTCGATTAGCTCGGGAAGAAAGGTGAGTGTGCCCCTATTTCGGGTGtcagaatttaaacaaataaaaactgtggACTTCATCAATACCCTCTGATTTCCTTCTTTCATCCTCTCTATTTTTCTGACACTCAGATTTAAAACTGCAGAAAGGTTAGCAGCAGAGGAATATGAGCGAGAACGAGCACCGCATGGCTTCTCAGGCATCTGTCAATCATCTCAGGATGACACACCCACTTTTGCCATGTCACAGGAGGTTCTGGATGTGTCCACTATATCACACCTGCCAGGTAATTGTTTACtgatggctgtggatgttcttccttggatagcCTAAAGACTACACTTGCCAAAAACAGTTTACGGTGAAGTCTCAAACACTGAACAGTCAATAACTTCATTTGTTACAATAGACAAAAagttaaatgtgtgttaaagTTCCTCTAAACACACTTAGCACTACTTGagtcccttctgagtctggttcctctcaaggtttcatcctcatattatctcagggagtttttcctcaccaccgtcacctctgggtTGCTCATAAggtataaattttaaaaataaaattcatatccagacttctgtaaagctgctttgtggcagTGTCCATTCTTAAAAGTGTTATAAAATTAATAACTGCATTGAATGTAATTGAATATATCATCATCAAATATCAAACAGTCCACTTGTGAAGGCACAATTACATCAAACAGTTATCGCCAAACACTTGCTTGTTCTCTTCGCTTTCCCACAGATGACGAGTTAGAATCAGACTTGCTCTCCCACTCAGAACCTGAGCAAAAGGAacatgaagaggaagaagaggagatcAGTGCCGAACAGGTCatggaagaagcagaagaagaaggggaGGAACCTGTAGAGGAAGGGGAGGAGCCTGAAACAGAAGTGGAAGAGCCAGATAACAATACTCAGGATACAGAAGTGGAAGATAGTGGAATCTTGAGCGATAAAGAACGACAGGATGAAGAAGTGAATGAAAAAGATAACTGCTCGGCATCTAGTATATCATCCAGTAGCActctggagagagagacaggtaaaGCAGGAAATACATGTGGTATTCAGATAAAACAGGTAAAGGGAGAGAAACAGGtgagagaggaaagacagatGGGGAGGTTTTTAGGAGTAAGAggtaaacagagagagagagggacaactGAGGGAGGAAAGACAGGTGATGGAAGAGAGACCTGTATAATTAAATAACAGAAGATGTacttgtgtttaaataaaactgatcAAATTTGTTAATAATGTATGTTGTAAGCAAACtaattacttaattattattattattattattattattattattattattattattattgtaacttcttcttcttctttttcttctttttcttctgcttcttcttattattattatttcaggtcTGAGCAGTGAGCAATGTAGAGACATCTTAAATAGCAAACTCTTCATGCTGGACATGCTGTACTCGCAGAGCATGAAACCCagtgaggaagaagaggaagaggaggcagAGAATGAAAAGGAAGCTGGTACACAAGAAAATGAAAGTGTGGAGTCACTGGTAGTGGGCGGGTCTAATATGAGTGAGGAAAACAGCGGTGAGAAAAAGCTTGAGAGTGGAACAGTGCAAGCTTTTGCTGAACGCTTTGGAGACCTTGTCAAAGGCCTGAACTCTCCACCAGCTGAAATACAGGAACAGCAGAAGCCCCTCCCTCTCCCACCACTTCCACCCACCAAAACAGAGTCTGACCATATATGGGATCAACTAATGGTGAAGCCTCATGAGCTGCGCATCAGAGACATTGACTTCACCGATTTGGGTGATGAGGATGATCAGGACATCTTGGATTCAGGAGGTTTAATTGGGTCAGAAACTCTGGCTCCACCCCCACCTCCCCCTCCTCCATGCCCCTTCAACActgcccctcccccaccccctccaGCCCCTGGAGCTGGGCCAGCTCTGCCTCCTCCCCCTCAACCAGAGTGTTCACTcttccagaagaagaagaagacaatcCGTTTGTTCTGGAGTGAGGTGAGGCCGGACGAGTGGCGGTTTCTGGGATTAAGAAGGGGACACCTGTCCCTCTGGTCAAAACTGGAACCAGTGAAACTGGACATGAGCAAACTGGAGCACCTATTTGAGAGCAAGTCCAAGGAAATGAATGTAATCAAGGTAACCATTccataattttatttacattctgtAACTTTCCATTTGCAGAATGTAggggatgttggtgtgtgatgcgggatgttggtgtttgatttaGGGTTGGGttggttactattatgctagttttagggttgggctagagttactataatgcaagtgttaggttTTGgctatagtaaccctagccaaactcTAACGCTCGCATAatggtaaccctagccaaacgcTAAAACtcccccaaccctaacactcacattatagtaacctagcccaaccctaactctagcacaatagtaaccccagcccaaccctaacactagcattatagtaaccctagccaaactcTAACACCCGCATAACAGTACccttagcccaaccctaacactagcggatgttggtgtttgattgAGGATGTTGCTGTTTGATAgagatgttggtgtttgatgcttaattttggtgtttgatggggatgttggtgtttgattggtgatgatggtgtttgattggggctgtttgtgtttgatggagatgttggtgtttgatgctgAATTTTGGTGTTTGATAGGGGAAGTTGGTGTTTGATTGGGGATGTTGAATGATTGgggatgttggtgtttgattggggatgttggtgtttgataggggctgttggtgtttgatggggatgttagtgtttgattggGGACGTTGGTGTTTGgggatgttggtgtttgactggggatgttggtgtttgattggGGATGTTGGTTTTTGgggatgttggtgtttgattggggatgttggtgtttgatggggatgttggtgtttgataggggatgttggtgtttgattggGGATGTTGGTGATTGGttatgttagtgtttgattggGGATGTTGGTTTTTGgggatgttggtgtttgattggggatgttggtgtttgattggggatgttggtgtttgataggagatgttggtgtttgattggggatgttggtgtttgattggggatgttggtgtgtgatggagacttttggagtttgtttttgtctgagaATTCTGGAATTTGCTCATggaattatttatgttttgataCCTTCCCTCTGCAGAATGTTTGTGGTTAATGGAGAATGTTGATGAATGTTGGTCTTTGATTGAGAATTTTGGCATTTGGATTTTGGAGAATGTATGTGGTTGATGTATAATGGTGCGTGCTGTTTTTCTGATGGTGTATGTTGGtatttgagagtgtgtgtttgagtaagAATGCTGTGTAGATagaaatgttggtgtttgtatGCATTTATTTGTAATCAGTTCATTTTGATGGTGTTTAATATGTTTACTAGagatctttttctttctttgtaatgGTTTCACatgtatgttgtgttttttagaAAACAGTAGTGGATAGTAAAAGGCAAGAGATCATTGTCCTGGATTCCAAACGCAGTAATGCCATTAACATCGGGCTCACTGCGCTCCCTCCACCACGAACCATCAAAGCCGCCATACTCAACTTTGATGAATATGCACTCAACAAGGAGGGCATTGAGGTGAAAAGTCCATAGTCGTgtgcacacacagtcacatttacagtataatgGTGAGTTATAAACTATATAGATTATACTCACCAATCATTGCTCTTTGTGTCTATTCTGTAGAAGCTCCTGATGATGGTTCCAACTGAAGAGGAGAAGCTGAGGATTCAGGAAGCTCACATGTTGAATCCTGATGTTCCTTTGGGCAGTGCTGAGTCCTTCCTACTAACTCTCTCTTCCATCAGTGAACTCTGTGCTCGCCTCCACCTTTGGGCCTTTAAAATGGACTATGAAACCattgaaaaagtgtgtgtgtgtgtgtttgatgggtTTGAATTTTGGCTTTGCCTGTGAGGGCCTTGCTGATGATCCCTGGTCAAACTGTTATACTGGCAGCATTGTTTCCTGTTTGAAAGTGCCTTGTGGCTAATTATTTAATTGGTGGTGGTGTTTCCTGTTTGGCAGGAAGTGGCAGAGCCTTTACAGGACCTGAAGGAGGGCATGGAGCAGCTGGAGAAGAATAAGACATTCCGCTACATCCTCTCAGCTGTGCTTGGTATTGGAAACTTTCTCAACGGATCTAAAGTGAGTGATGAGTACTGTTAATAGCACTAATAGTGGTTAGCAAAACAAATTAGTTTGAGGTATTTGATGATGCCAGTGTTGCAGTGTTGCTCGCATGGGCCCAAAGTCTTGTTTTCTACTTTAGTCTTATAGATACAGTGTTAAAACTAAGGACAAATCCAAGTAAGCCAAATGACAGTTTTGATTTGGGcatttgtgtctgtttgtgtgtgtaggctaAAGGTTTTGAGCTGAGTTACCTGGAGAAGGTTCCAGAGGTGAAGGACACAGTCCATAAACAATCTCTACTGCACCATGTCTGTTCAGCAGTAGTGGAAAACTTCACAGATAGTACAGACCTTTACTCGGAGATTGGCGCTATTACACGCTCTGCTAAGgtatacacacgcacatgcaaGTATACACATAGTCAAAAATTTGCTGGAGGTTTATCAGCTTCCTTCTGAGGCAGGGCCcttcaaaacattcacatactcatacacacttAGGGGTAACAGAAATatactttacagaaatatataagaTCCGGatataatttttacatttataaatgtatccctcatgagcagccagaggtggtgaggaaaaaccttctgagatgatatgagtaagaaaccttgagaagaaccagactcaaaagggaaccatctgggtgacaccggatataaattaataaatccCTTCCTTAACTGTGTACTACagtagtgcagttgtgtaaccaggacaTTCAGTacagttttaacatgaagttttttttgttgaacttttccacagttcactgatggagacttgtgCAAAActgccatcttcatggtttctaAGTGTACGTTTAGGTTGTACATTTGGGGCCTtcctcagcagcagcgagtgatttccaagtgatgagaactcAAATGAGATGTAGGGCATCAGgttggatcaggcaggtccggagagcagcaAGGGTCAGGAttactggtatctcaggagtagcatGTGAAATGCCcgaaaaaggtaaaaaaaaaacattcagaaaccaagtgggaaaaaataagtacacccttcctacttcAGCAGTCATTAAGACGCAATTAGCAGCCAGGtattactaatgaaatgcacaagattagtTATCTTTAAGAAAGCTGATATTTgggcagtttggtgttctgaaGCACTCGGGTGTGTGTCTACAccatgccaagaagaaaggacatcagccatgacctcagagaagcaattgttgctgctcatcaatctgggaagggttataagacCATCTCCAAACtatttgaaattcaccattctacagtgaggaggattgtttacaaatggagagccttGAAGACAGTTGTCAGTCTTCCCAGGAGTGAGTGTCCTAGTAAACTCAGCCCAAGATCAGACTGTTTAATGCTCagacatataaataaaaacacactatctacatcatgtgacctacaggcctctgtacacacacagggcggttgtgtctcaggtggtagagcgggttttccactaatcgtagggttggaggttcgattcccggcccacatgactccacatgccgaagtgtccttgtgcaagacactgaaccccaagttgctcccgatgggaagttagcgccttgcatggcagctctgctaccactggtgtgtgagtgtgtgtgtgaatgggtgaatgagacacaatgtaaagagctttggataaaagtgctatataagtgcaccatttaccatgtagtttatgtttatgttcatgatagcacaatcagaaaaagtaaAGAGAGTTGTAGCTGCTCCCAAACTTATTCTTCTGGTCAGATTAAAATGTACGCTTCAACTGATGTTTGTCGTTTCTTTTATTGCATTCCTTCACAACTTAAGCGCATTCActcaccgtcaaacaccatgAAAAATGCGTGCGCCTTCCGACCAGAGATCTAGGAGTAGCTGTAACGctttactgtttaattattcTCTTCTTTAGCATCTAACTCCGTGTACAGCGTAGCACCAAAAACTGCATACACATTTTTGCACTGCTATTAGTTAGGCTAATCACATGACCACAGtaacttaaattaaatgcagCTCACTAGTTTAACCTGTAGGTGTCACTATTTCTGCAAcccttgtaaaacaaaactcacATAGGCaaattattgttaatatttatattgcattattgtaataacaacaacataacaaataaatactttaaaggcttaaagaaagaaaagacccaTACATGTTTTAAGCGACAGCTACAAGAGTGCTGTAAGTCACTCTGTAAGACCAAGTGACCAGAGGAACTAGATCATTGCCAAAGACAGGGTAGGGACTGGGTCATTAGAGGGCAAGGAGACGGTGAAATGGGAAATCAGGAGCTCAGACTGCAGCGAAAAGAGAAATTTTACACTCGCAAATATTCATGCACATCTACCTACAGTACAAACGCACTGTTGTTCTGAAGAATGTATGAATTCCTCTCCAGGTGGACTTTGACTTGCTGCAGGAGAATCTGGCACAGATGGAACGCCGCTGCAAAGCATCATGGGAAAATTTGAAGCTGATTGCTAAGCACGAGATGAAACCAGCACTCAAGCAGAAGTTGACTGACTTCCTGAAGGACTGTGCAGAGAGGATTATCATATTGAAGACTGTCCATCGCCGCATTATCAATcggtaacacaaacacacacacacacacacacacacacacatatagatagatactgtatgttcattgtgagcattgtgggtaatttaTAAGCTCATGTGTTACACACTGAGCATAACAACATATAAACACTTCAGAATGAATTCCGACCTTCAAGATATCTAGTTTGAATGGATTCTGTGAATTGTAGTGCTTTGGACTGTCTACTAGTAAGAACCCCAGTTAGACATAAATTCCAGAATTGGTGTTGGAACTCTTTTTGATTATAGgggcggctgtgtctcaggtggtagagcgggttgtccactaatgattcccggcccaccacatgccgaagtgtccttgggcaagacactgagccccaagttgctcatgatggcaggctagtgccttgcatggtagctgaAGCTCTGCAGCTCTGCtcccactggtgtgtgagtgtatgtgaatgagtgactgagaaacagtgtaaagtgctttgtagaaccactaaggttaaaaagcgctatataagtgcagaccatttaccatttatggtCAATAGGAAACACACCCAACCATTCAAATTTTCTATTCACCATTTTTCATAAATTACCTTTCTTGCAGGTTCCATGCATTCCTGCTCTTTCTCGGTCACCCAGCATTCGGAATTCGTGAGATCAGCGTTCATCGGTTCTGCAAAATCATTAGTGAATTTGCACTGGAGTACCGAACCACACGAGAGAGAATACTCCAGCAAAAACAGAAACGAGCTGACCATCGTGAGAGGAACAGAACACGCGGCAAGATGATCATGGACATCAATGCCACAGTGAGTGACCATAATCTGaccttttctgtattttaagTGTCATTGACTGAAAGCAGTAACGACGGAATTTAATGTTGGATGAAGGTTTTAATTTTTTCAGTAGCTGacggttgtgtgtttgtgtccccAGTAAAGCTCTAATCCTTTGTTTTACTAGTATTGTGGACTCCAGTCACATGACTAAGACTTGAGTCACAAATTTCCTGACTTTcgactcaattaaaaaaagacatgtgACTCGACTCTTGACATCAGAGTTGTGACTTCACTTGGACTCAAGCCCTATTATTTGGaaagacaaattttcaaataaaaaatgaaaaattatacTTGTAAAAGTGTGCAGTGAACCAACTATTCTTTTTCCCCAACAAACAATTAATTTTCAGCAAAACAGCATAAATCTTCATTTCCAAGGTCAACATTCAGACAGCTGATCAGCTTGCACTAGACTACTACAAAGTTGAAAGACTTTGCATTCCCCGATGAAAGAATCACTGTGTGGTAGCCATGCTCTCAAAAATAGAAAATTTGCCTACAAAGATTGTGTTGTTTGCAGCAACAAAAGGATAGCAGCATGTAGAACCTGTGGTTCTAGCATATCAGATGCAAAAGCAACAACCTCAAATGTTGTTGAGCATTTGAAATTGAACAAAAGCAAAGACAAATTGAACTGAGATAGAATGTTACACTTGGTGGAAATACTCTACACGTCATCTCATgtgaaattgaactgaattataAAGTTTTTATTGTAAAGGTTATGCGTGTTTCAAGTATCTACTGTATAAATTTCTATTAAGTCATAAAGTTTGTCTAGAAAGTGATGAacaccaatttttaaaaaaaaaaaaaaggctgcatgatataaaaaaaaaatagtatacTGATTATTTCTCAGATCTTAAATTTGGTAGAGAACACATTATGTCTTGATTATGGCTCGAATCTTGAAGTTAAGGACTTGTTATTATTTATCAGTCTTGACTTGGGACTCAAGGGAATGCCAACACCTGAGTAGTTTATTGGGGCATCTATTAATTGTAGCTTAGAAAGTATATCCAGTataacagtaaatgtaaatgtttaatacaAAATAGTATATAACAGAAGAAACATAACAGGAAGTAGATAGAGTATATAACATGAGTAATAAAACCCAGATACTGCATAAGACTACAGgaaaacaagagagagaaaataaataacagaagtAAGATTGACAGAAAATAGATGTATATACAGAGTAAATATAACAGGAAgtgattatacagtatattaaaacaTAACACAGATAACATCATGTGTGAGTGTTTGGCCTTAACCAATTAGAAAGCTGTAATTTTGTCAACATACAGGATCCATGCACATCAGATCTATTTATTGATTCAGTTCTTACTTCCTGTCCCTCTCCTCTACTCTGTAGAcagatgatgaagaagagaaTGGGGTATGACACTGTGTATACatctctgtgtgcatgtgtgagcatTGGCTCTGCAGTGTACTAACAACCACGCCGAGTACGTGGTATAATTCCATCACTGCTAATCAACACTTTACACTGATTTAACTTTAACTTAAAGTTAAATTTAACTTgtgctgtctgtgtggtttaTCATGggtgtaataattataatgtgaATGgatgtaataattataatttacataaacacatacatatcaaaaagaaaaaagtaaattagagtatgttttgtttttttttgtttttttgtttgtttttttttacaactacTACATTCATAATTGGACTACACTACCTTTATTTATCCTTATGCAAATTGTGCCAGTATCTGGCCAACTCCTATCTCTGACACTTGCCTTTGCCATCTGAGTTATGCCATGCcattgtttcagtgtttaaaaatcAGATGAGCCATGCCAAATTTCAGTTCAGAGAAATTCATCTCCAtgaacagtttttatttcagctgATATGAAATCCTGCATTTACTCACCTGCTCCTTACTATTGTGAAATAGTAAAGAAAATCTAATACCTAGTTTTGACTGCATTAATGCGGTCCACTTTTTGGTTATttctatgtttgtttgttttttacacagACAAGTCAGGGAGCTGGAAGCAGCTGCAGCAGTAGTGTCCCTACAGTAAGAAAAAGTGAAATGCAGGGACTGAACCATGAGGAAGATGCAGCAGAGCATGAAAATATGAAAGCAATACTAAAGAGAAGCCAGCAGGGTAGCAGCACTAACCGGTGCGGAGTACCGGGATTACGCACACGGACAAGGGCAAGACCCAGCAGAAGTAAGAACCAAATACATGCACTCATAGTCCATAATGCCACAAATGCTCATACATTAAGTATCATACTAAATATGATCAGTTTCTGAGGTACAAATGGAACAGGTGAGGCAAGATTCTGAGGTACAGATGGTACAGGTGAGGCAAGATTCTGAGGTACTGATGGTACAGGTGAGGCAAGATTCTGAGGTACAGATGGTACAGGTGAGGCAAGATTCTGAGGTACTGATGGTACAGGTGAGGCAAGATTCTGAGGTACAAATGGTACAGGTGAGGCAAGATTCTGAGGTACAGATGGTACAGGTGAGGCAAGATTCTGAGGTACTGATGGTACAGGTGAGGCAAGATTCTGAGGTACAAATGGTACAGGTGAGGCAAGATTCTGAGGTACAGATGGTACAGGTGAGGCAAGATTCTGAGGTACAGATGGTACAGGTGAGGCAAGATTCTGAGGTACTGATGGTACAGGTGAGGCAAGATTCTGAGGTACAGATGGTACAGGTGAGGCAAGATTCTGAGGTACAGATGGTACAGGTGAGGCAAGATTCTGAGGTACTGATGGTACAGGTGAGGCAAGATTCTGAGGTACTCATGGTACAGGTGAGGCAAGATTCTGAGGTACTCATGGTACAGGTGAGGCAAGATTCTGAGGTACTCATGGTACAGGTGAGGCAAGATTCTGAGGTACTGATGGTACAGGTGAGGCAAGATTCTGAGGTACTGATGGTACAGGTGAGGCAAGATTCTGAGGTACTGATGGTACAGGTGAGGCAAGATTCTGAGGTATTGATGGTACAGCTGAGGCAAGATTCTGAGGTACACGTGGAACAGGTGAGGCAAGATTCTGAGGTACACATGGAACAGGTGAGGCAAGATTCTGAGGTACAGATGGTACAGGTGAGGCAAGATTCTGAGGTACTGATGGTACAGGTGAGGCAAGATTCTGAGGTACTGATGGTACAGGTGAGGCAAGATTCTGAGGTACTGATGGTACAGCTGAGGCAAGATTCTGAGGTACTGATGGTACAGGCGAGGCAAGATTCTGAGGTATTGATGGTACAGGTGAGGCAAGATTCTGAGGTATTGATGGTACAGGTGAGGCAAGATTCTGAGGTACTGATGGTACAGGTGAGGCAAGATTCTGAGGTATTGATGGTACAGGTGAGGCAAGATTCTGAGGTATTGATGGTACAGCTGAGGCAAGATTCTGAGGTACACATGGAACAGGTGAGGCAAGATTCTGAGGTACAAATGGTACAGGTGAGGCAAGATTCTGAGGTACTGATGGTACAGGTGAGGCAAGATTCTGAGGTACTGATGGTACAGGTGAGGCAAGATTCTGAGGTATTGATGGTACAGCTGAGGCAAGATTCTGAGGTACTGATGGTACAGGTGAGGCAAGATTCTGAGGTATTGATGGTACAGCTGAGGCAAGATTCTGAGGTACTGATGGTACAGCTGAGGCAAGATTCTGAGGTACAGATGGTACAGCTGAGGCAAGATTCTGAGGTACAGATGGTACAGCTGAGGCAAGATTCTGAGGTACAGATGGTACAGGTGAGGCAAGATTCTGAGGTACAGATGGTACAGGTGAGGCAAGATTCTGAGGTACTGATGGTACAGGTGAGGCAAGATTCTGAGGTACAGATGGTACAGGTGAGGCAAGATTCTGAGGTACTGATGGTACAGGTGAGGCAAGATTTCAAGGTACAGATGTTACAGATGGTACAAGTCATAATTTTACAGAGCATCAAATAAAATTCTGATGCTCTGTTTTAATTTTTGACACACCAGTGAAATGTTTGTCACATCCAGGTCGTACTGCGGCAGCATCAGCAAATGAAGATAGCATGACCAACGATGCAGCTGATGAGATCATGGAACGAATAGTACGTTCGGCTACACAGAATTCACAAGATCGCACCCAACCACGTGAACGGAGACGCTCCCGCGCCAACCGTAAATCATGTATGTTAGAAATTACCTACCAGCCAACCTCAATTTACACATGGTAATGTGTCAGTATGAGCTGAATGTGAGTGGTAATAAATCTCATCTACATTATATCCTGATCacctcactctcattctctctttctctcttagtGAGGAGGACATTAAAGAATGATTTGACCCCAGAGGAGGCACAAGCCCTTTGTTTGGAAGCCTTGGTGATGCAGGTGTGACGATATAACCTTTATAATCTTTACACAAACACGTACGCCTATCACTACTGTAGCAGTGATACCATTTTTGAGTGGGGGAGTCTGTATTAGATTTTTGAGATCAGGGTTGCAGTGCACCagtaagtttttttgttttaacctgTAGCATCATTACTGTTTGTGGGTGTAAACGTATTGGTGCTGCACAAGCATTTTTTGCTGGTTGTATTAGGTATAGGAACTGaagtttgtggttttttttgtttgtttgtttttagaatcACTTTAGTGTTTTCTGTTtctaacatttattttctttcttttgtagtGATGGATTCAATGCCATTGTAGAGTAAATGCAGAATATCTCCACAGGAACAGAAAAACAAGCAAGACTGTACTGTTATTTGCAAAGAATTTCTGATTTATGAAAAATTTAgtaaaaatatgataaaaataagTTAGACTTGCAGTATTCCTTTAATAATATTGCGTTGGGTAATACACCCCCTTTCAGCAACTCGTGTTGAATTTTCTTTTATGAGAGGGATTTACACaaggattttttgttttgtttttagggatttttctatattttgaaGTGTCCTGAAAGCACTAGAAAGTGTTCACTATTAAAACTGAACGAGTGAAATGACCCCTATAATGAGTGAGGGGATTCAAACCAGGGAAAGTGGATGAGGGTGCATTAAAATGAGTATTGAAACACAGcctctttttcactctctgtAGTATGTGGGCTTTAAACATTGCCTTTCATTAT
Proteins encoded in this region:
- the fhod3a gene encoding FH1/FH2 domain-containing protein 3 isoform X3; amino-acid sequence: MATLFECRVQFLDDIDPFNSTNFPEPARPPRYSFRQDAPLGDQLAAVHALLRPPHKLDDCALQLSHNGTYLDLESSLDEQIDELEGFQQDDCGVKGKKHSIILRTQLSVRVHACIEKLYDCNGRDLRRALFSLKQIFQDDKDLVHAFVMAGGLTCLIKVGADADQNYQNYILRAVGQIMLYVDGMNGVIGHPETIQWLYILIGSKFRLVVKTALKLLLVFVEYSESNATLLIQAFNAVDAKRGQKRWSNAMEILNEKDGMDTELLVYTMSLINKTLAALPDQDSFYDLVDVLEEQGIELMTSRYSTHRSTDPELREQIRIYEVTLQHEDGDDEGQALPTDLRSTVGRAKGQGLERRRSRRHSLGRTGHDSPLSPESSHRTNLNRSEQRQVRSFSTLSAPPTPNNQQNDRPPLLLSSSYRQHQESLAAERERRRIEREERLQRIEREERNRHSRDYAVNREEARLAREERFKTAERLAAEEYERERAPHGFSGICQSSQDDTPTFAMSQEVLDVSTISHLPDDELESDLLSHSEPEQKEHEEEEEEISAEQVMEEAEEEGEEPVEEGEEPETEVEEPDNNTQDTEVEDSGILSDKERQDEEVNEKDNCSASSISSSSTLERETGLSSEQCRDILNSKLFMLDMLYSQSMKPSEEEEEEEAENEKEAGTQENESVESLVVGGSNMSEENSGEKKLESGTVQAFAERFGDLVKGLNSPPAEIQEQQKPLPLPPLPPTKTESDHIWDQLMVKPHELRIRDIDFTDLGDEDDQDILDSGGLIGSETLAPPPPPPPPCPFNTAPPPPPPAPGAGPALPPPPQPECSLFQKKKKTIRLFWSEVRPDEWRFLGLRRGHLSLWSKLEPVKLDMSKLEHLFESKSKEMNVIKKTVVDSKRQEIIVLDSKRSNAINIGLTALPPPRTIKAAILNFDEYALNKEGIEKLLMMVPTEEEKLRIQEAHMLNPDVPLGSAESFLLTLSSISELCARLHLWAFKMDYETIEKEVAEPLQDLKEGMEQLEKNKTFRYILSAVLGIGNFLNGSKAKGFELSYLEKVPEVKDTVHKQSLLHHVCSAVVENFTDSTDLYSEIGAITRSAKVDFDLLQENLAQMERRCKASWENLKLIAKHEMKPALKQKLTDFLKDCAERIIILKTVHRRIINRFHAFLLFLGHPAFGIREISVHRFCKIISEFALEYRTTRERILQQKQKRADHRERNRTRGKMIMDINATTSQGAGSSCSSSVPTVRKSEMQGLNHEEDAAEHENMKAILKRSQQGSSTNRCGVPGLRTRTRARPSRSRTAAASANEDSMTNDAADEIMERIVRSATQNSQDRTQPRERRRSRANRKSLRRTLKNDLTPEEAQALCLEALVMQV